The Streptomyces tendae DNA segment GGAGGCGATCCCCGGCCGAGCGCACCGGTCGATGTCCTCCACCAGCAGCGTGCAGTCGCCCGAGGAGGTGTTGGCGGGGCTGTTGCAGAACCGGTCGGCGTTCTCCCACAGGGTGATCGCGTTCCAGTTGTCCTCGAAGAGGTTGCCACTGATCTCGAAGCGGTCGGTGCGCGCCTTCACGCGGGGTTCGCCGCCGGACTCCGACACGTAGACGGTGGCGAACGGGAAGCTGTCGCCGCGCTCGGCGGACCGGCGGCCCTCGACCCAGTTGTTGCGCCGGATGGTGTTGTCCCGGACCACCGCGTTGTAGCTGGTCTCGTAGATCAGCGCGGCCCCGTCGTTGCCCTCCAGGACGTTGCCCTCGATCACGAAGTCGTTGTTGTTGGTGTCCGCCCACAGGCCCGTGCCGCGGTTGTCGTGCACCCAGTTGCCGCGCACGTCGGCGCCGTCCACGGCCCAGAACTTGACGCCTCCGGTGCAGCCGCAGCCGGGCCGCTTCCGCTCCCAGTCGTGCCGGTTGTTGTCGGTGATCTCGTTGCCCTCCAGCACCAGATCACGCAACTGCCCCGACCCTTTGTACGCGTTCATGCCGTACTGCCCGTTGCCGCGCAGGCAGCTGGACCGCACCTGCTGACCGGAGCCGGCCATCAGTCCGGCGCCGGAGTTGAACTGGATCCTGGAGTGCTCGATCACCCAGCCGTCGGCCGAGTCGTGGTTGACCACGCCCTCGTCGTGCGGCGCGACGAACCCCTGCACGGTCAGGTGCGAGAGGGTGACGGCCCGCGCGGTGCCGCCGAAGGCGTACTGGTTGGTGCGGCGGCCGTCGAGCACCGCGCCCGGCGCGCCGACGTACGTGTTGCCCTCCTTGGGCACGACCTGGGCGTAACGGTCGGCGTCGAGACGGTGTCTGCCGGGCCGGAGCCAGAACGTGGTGCCGGCCGGGCTCGCCTTGGTCTTCGCGGCCAGGTCGCCCGGGACGGCCGCGTCGACGGTCACCGCCCCGGACGGTGCCTTCGCCGGCCCGGTGGCCGGCTTGGCACACACCCGCGCCACGGCCCGGGACGGCTCCGCGGAGTCCTCCGGCTGCGTCCTCGCGTCCGGCCTCGTGGTGCCGTTCGTGCGCGGTGTGGCGTCCGGCTCGCTGTCGCAGCCGGTGGTCACCAGCAGGGCCAGTGCCAGTGCGGCCGCGGCCGTCCAGCGCCGCGGCCCTCCCCGGGCGCGGCGCACGCTTCCTCCTCCGCGGAGACCCATCGCAGACCCCCTAGCCGCCGAACCCGAGGACGGTGGTGAACTCGGCCGTCCCGTCGGCGCGTCCGCTGCCGACCAGCGTGGTGCTCGGCTCCTTGCGGCCGAAGCCGGGGGAGTACCAGCCGAGCGGCGGGTCGCTCTCGCCGCGGTGCGCGCGCCAGACCAGACCGGCCGGCAGGTCGAGCGTCGCCGAGCGCGGCTCGCCGTCCCGGTCCCAGGTGAGCCGCGCCCGGTGCCCCTCCAACTGCGCCGTGACCGCCGGTCCGAGGTGGAACGCCAGCCGCACCTTCCGGCGGTCGCCGCTCACCGTGTCGACCACCCTCACCTCCGCGCTGTCGTGCACCACTTCCACCTGCCGCCGGTGGGTCAGCGGCAGATACCCGTCGTGCTCGGCGCACCAGCGGGCCGCCCGCGTGCCGGAGGTGTCCACGGCCAGCACCTGGGTGCGGGCGTGCCGGGTCCACAGGAACGGCCCGCCGGAGATCGACTGGTCGCGGCCGTCCGCCTCGAGCGTGTTGTGGCCGAGTGTCGAGCGGAAGTAGCTCCGCCACCGGGGCTCGCCGTGGTAGCAGTACGTGCCCGGGTCGGCCAGCACGTCCACCCCGTCGTGCCGCACCTCCACGGACAGCGCGTCCGCGTGGGCGTGCGCCGCGATCGACAGGAAGCCGTGCGGCCCGCCGTCGCAGCGGCACCAGATCTCCCCGGGACCCCGCAGCACGGTGAGTCCCGCGTCCGCGAAGTGCGCCGGCCGGCTCACCGGACGCGCCACCGTCGCCCCGTACGGCCGGACCAGCGAGGTCAGCAGCGGGGTGCGGACGTCGGTGCCGGACACCCGCGGCCACCAGTCGAGCCGGCCGAACACGGCCTCCCCGGTGGCCAGCAGCGACCCCCAGCGGTCGGTGCCCGCGCCGTCCACGACCAGCCCGTGCCCGTCGTCCGCGTCCCCCTGGCGGGGCGGACGCAGCCGGTTGTCGACGACGGCCGCGAGCGCGTCCGTCATCCGCAGCAGCACCAGCCGCACCGTCGCCGGGACCCCGGCGCCCGCCGCGTCCGCCTCGGCCAGCGCGGCCAGACCCAGCTCCAGGACCAGCCCGTGGTACTCGGTCGCCAGCTCACGGTTGAGCCCCGACAGGAAGGTGTTGGCGCGCAGGTGCCGGTCGAGGTCGCGCAGCGCGTCCGCCCGCCACCGGGGCGAGTACGGGAACCAGTCGAACGCGCAGGAGGCGGCGAGCTGCCCGGCGGCCTCGGCGACGGCGTGGTTGTTCGCCGACGACCCCCGGCTGGGGAAGGCGGCCAGCCAGCGCTGGTGGTGCCAGATCTGGTCCAGCGCCACCGGGTTCTCCTCGAACAGCGCGGGCGCGCCCGCCCAGCCGTCCAGCAGCCGGCGGACCCACACCCACGACACCAGGCGGATGCCCAGCTCGATGCCGCTGACCCAGTGCACGCCCCGTAGCGGCGGGTTGGCCTCCCACCAGGACCGCAGATGCGCGGCCACCCGCTCCGCGTACCGGTCGTCGCCGGTGAGCGCGTACGCGGCGGCCAGCACCGTCAGGTACTGGTGCCGGGACGGCTCCCAGATCTGCTTGATGTCACCGACCGCGTCCTCGTCGCGGTACGGCACGTCGAAGGCGTACCCGAGCGGGGCCCGGCGGCCGGTCCTCGGGTCGAACTGCCAGTCCGGGCCGGCCATGTCGTCGCGGGTCACCCCGAAGTACTCGGCCTGCCCGGCCATCAGCCGGTCCGCCTCGGCGACCAGTCGCTTCACCGCGTCCGGCGCCACCGCGCCGAGCGCGTCCGCCGGCAGCACGGCCGTGAACCGGGCGCCGCTCACCGGCGGCCGTCCGGGCACCCCCGACCGCCACCGCCGGCGGCGCACCGCGTCGGCCGCCCGGCCGCCGGCCTCCCGCGGCCCCATCCGGGACAGCCGCCGCAGGTACCACCCCGCGCTCATGGTCATCGCGCCCCCGCCAGCGTGACCGGCACGCCGCTCGCCAGGGCGGTCGTGACGGCGAGCGTGGCCGTCGTGGTGGCGACCAGCGACTCCAGCGGCACCGGCATCGGCCCGCCGGTGCGCACGGCCTTCACGAACGCCGCCAGCTCCGCGGACTGGCCCTTGTCCCGGGCCTTCGGCAGTCGCGAGCCGACCCACTGCCTGCGGCGGCCGTCGTGGACCGCCGCCCGCACGAAGTCGTCCAGCCGCAGCACCTTGTTGTCCGCGATGAGGTCCAGCGTCTCCTTCGGGAAGGAGGACGGCCCGGACGTGACGTAGCTGATCGTGGCCGTGGACCCGTCCGGGTAGCGCAGCACGATCTGCAGGTCCTCGTTGCCGTCCGGGGCGACCGCGTACACCGACACCGGGTCGGCGCCGAGCAGCCAGCTCGCCGTGTCGACGAAGTGCCCGCCCTCCCCGGCGAACCGCGACCCCTCGGTGTCCTGGCGCAGATACCAGCTCCCGTGGTCCAGACGGCCCGCGTTGACCAGGTAGCGCAGGCTCGCCGGGCCGGACCGGCCCCCGAACCGCTCCCGGGCCTCCCGCAGCAGCGGGGCGAACCGGCGGTTGAAGCCCACCTGGATCCGGTCGTTGCCGGACTCCTCCACCGCCGAGAGCACGGAGGCCAGCTCCTCCTCGGAGAGCGCCAGCGGCTTCTCCACGAACACCGCCTTGCCGGCCAGCAGCGCCCGCCGGGTCAGCTCGGCGTGCGAGCTGTGCCGGGTCACCACGCACACCGCGTCCACGGCCGGGTCGCCGAGCACCGCGTCCAGGTCGGTGGTGGCCTCGGAGAAGCCGAACTTCCGCTGCGCGTTGGCCGCGGACAGCGCCGTCGTGGTGACGACCGTGGCCAGCTCCACTCCGCCTCGGCGGGCCAGGTGCGGCAGCAGCATCGACGACGCGTAGGTGCCCGCGCCGACGAAGGCCAGCCGCACCGTGCCCGTGCGCCGGACGGGCCCCGACCGCTCGGGCCGCCGCCGCACCTCCGGCACGGTCACCTCGGGAGCCTCCTCCACGGGCGTCCCCCCGGCCGGTGCGGCGTACCGGAACAGCACGGCGACGGCCTTCAACTCGCCGTCTTCCAGGCGCCGGTACGTCTCCACCGCGTCCTCGAAGCCGGAGACGTGCGACACCAGCGGCTCCACGTCGACCCGGCCGCGGGCGATCAGGTCCAGGAAGCACGCCAGGTTGCGGCGCTCGGTCCAGCGGACGTAGCCGATCGGGTAGTCCCGGCCCTGGAGCTCGTACTCCGGGTCGTAGCGGCCCGGGCCGTAGCTGCGGGAGAAGCGGACGTCGAGTTCCTTCTCGTAGTACGCGTTCCACGGCAGGTCGAGCCGGCACTTGCCGATGTCGACCACCCGGCCGCGGTCCCGGCACAGCCGCGCGGCCAGCTCGACGGGCTGGTTGCTGCTCCCGCCGGCCGCCAGATACACCTGGTCCACGCCCATGCCGCCGGTGAGTTCGGCGACCGCGCTCTCCACGCTCGCGGACCCGGGGTCCCCGCAGGCCGCCGCCCCCAGCCGCTCGGCCAGCTCACAGCGCGCCGGATCGGGATCCACGCCGACCACCCGCACCCCGGAGGCGTTCAGCAGCTGCACCACCAGTTGCCCGATCAGCCCGAGACCGATGACCAGCGCCACCTCGCCGAGCCTCGACTCGCCCTGCCGCACGCCCTGCAACGCGATCGACCCGACCGTGCCGAACGCCGCGTGCCGGGGCGCGACGCCGTCGGGGACCGGCACGTAGAGGTTCTTCGGCACCCAGTTCAGCTCGGCGTGCAGCGCGTGCTCGTTGCCGGCGCACGCCACCAGGTCGCCGGCCTTCACGTCGTCGATGCCGGCGCCGACCTGCTCCACCACCCCGCACAGCGAATAGCCCAGCGGCGTGTACGAGTCGAGCTTGCCCATCACCTTGCGGTAGGTGGCGGGCACCCCGTTCGCGGCGACGCTCTGCACGACCTTCGCCACCTGGTCCGGCCGCGAACGCGCCTTGCCCAGCATCGACATGCCGGCCTCGGACACCTTCATCAGCTCGGTGCCGGTGGAGATCAGCGAGAAGGCGGTGCGCACCAGCACCCCGCCCGGCTTGCAGCCCGGTTCCGGCACGTCGAGCAGCGCCAGCTCACCGCTCTTGTAGTTCTGCACTACCTGTTTCACGGAGTTCCTCTTGTCTCTACGCCGTCGAGGTGGGGGAGTTCCGGCCGGCCCTGGAGGTCGCGTCGCGGTACCAGTACTCAAGGGTCAGCACGTGCCACAGATGCTTGGAGAAGTCCCGCTGCCCGGCCGCGTCCTCGGCGACCATGCGCGCCAGCGCCTCCCGGCGCAGGAAACCGGAGCGGACCAGCAGGCCGTCGTTCACCACCTCGCGCACCAGCGGCGCGAGGTCCCGGCTCATCCAGGCCCGCAGCGGGGCGCTGAACAGGCCCTTGGGCCGGTACACGATCTCCCGCGGCAGCACCGTCGTGGCCGCCTCCTTCAGCACCGCCTTGCCCTGCCGTCCGGCGATCTTGCGGGCGCCCGGGACGGCGAACGCCGCCCTGACCACCTCGACGTCCACGTACGGCACCCGCACCTCGGTCGACGCGGCCATGCTCGACCGGTCGGTGTAGGCGAGGTTGAGGCCCGGCAGGAACATCCGGGCGTCGGCCAGGCACATGCGGTTGACGAAGTCGTCCAGCTCGTTGTCCTGATAGACGTCCGCGTGCTCGGCCAGCACGTCGTCCACCGCCGGGGCCAGGTCCGGGTCGAGCAGACCGGCCAGCTCCTGGCGGTCGTACAGGGTGTAGCTGCGCCGGAACGCCGTCTCCTCCGGCAGGCCCGCGAAGGACAGGAACCGCTTCGCGAACCGCACCGACCGCAGTCCGCGACGGCTGGTGGCGACCGGCAGCCGGTCCACGGCGGAGGCCACCCCGCGCCGCACCGGCCCCGGAACGTGCCGGTAGCGCACCGCGATCAGGTTGGCGAGGTGCTTGCGGTACCCGGCGAACAGCTCGTCGGCGCCCATCCCCGACAGCATCACCTTCACCCCGGCCTCCCGGGCGGCCGAGCAGATGAGGAAGGTGTTGATCGCCGCCGGGTCACCGACCGGC contains these protein-coding regions:
- a CDS encoding right-handed parallel beta-helix repeat-containing protein, with the protein product MRRARGGPRRWTAAAALALALLVTTGCDSEPDATPRTNGTTRPDARTQPEDSAEPSRAVARVCAKPATGPAKAPSGAVTVDAAVPGDLAAKTKASPAGTTFWLRPGRHRLDADRYAQVVPKEGNTYVGAPGAVLDGRRTNQYAFGGTARAVTLSHLTVQGFVAPHDEGVVNHDSADGWVIEHSRIQFNSGAGLMAGSGQQVRSSCLRGNGQYGMNAYKGSGQLRDLVLEGNEITDNNRHDWERKRPGCGCTGGVKFWAVDGADVRGNWVHDNRGTGLWADTNNNDFVIEGNVLEGNDGAALIYETSYNAVVRDNTIRRNNWVEGRRSAERGDSFPFATVYVSESGGEPRVKARTDRFEISGNLFEDNWNAITLWENADRFCNSPANTSSGDCTLLVEDIDRCARPGIASAPLYSDCRWRTQRVDIHHNRFLLDKSVVDCARLCDRMAVLANYGTYPDWSPYQGERVAEAVTLRQRNRWHDNVYVGPWAFVAQDVSRVLDFAGWQGAPYRQDTGSTLRDGDGG
- a CDS encoding alginate lyase family protein, which codes for MTMSAGWYLRRLSRMGPREAGGRAADAVRRRRWRSGVPGRPPVSGARFTAVLPADALGAVAPDAVKRLVAEADRLMAGQAEYFGVTRDDMAGPDWQFDPRTGRRAPLGYAFDVPYRDEDAVGDIKQIWEPSRHQYLTVLAAAYALTGDDRYAERVAAHLRSWWEANPPLRGVHWVSGIELGIRLVSWVWVRRLLDGWAGAPALFEENPVALDQIWHHQRWLAAFPSRGSSANNHAVAEAAGQLAASCAFDWFPYSPRWRADALRDLDRHLRANTFLSGLNRELATEYHGLVLELGLAALAEADAAGAGVPATVRLVLLRMTDALAAVVDNRLRPPRQGDADDGHGLVVDGAGTDRWGSLLATGEAVFGRLDWWPRVSGTDVRTPLLTSLVRPYGATVARPVSRPAHFADAGLTVLRGPGEIWCRCDGGPHGFLSIAAHAHADALSVEVRHDGVDVLADPGTYCYHGEPRWRSYFRSTLGHNTLEADGRDQSISGGPFLWTRHARTQVLAVDTSGTRAARWCAEHDGYLPLTHRRQVEVVHDSAEVRVVDTVSGDRRKVRLAFHLGPAVTAQLEGHRARLTWDRDGEPRSATLDLPAGLVWRAHRGESDPPLGWYSPGFGRKEPSTTLVGSGRADGTAEFTTVLGFGG
- a CDS encoding bi-domain-containing oxidoreductase; protein product: MKQVVQNYKSGELALLDVPEPGCKPGGVLVRTAFSLISTGTELMKVSEAGMSMLGKARSRPDQVAKVVQSVAANGVPATYRKVMGKLDSYTPLGYSLCGVVEQVGAGIDDVKAGDLVACAGNEHALHAELNWVPKNLYVPVPDGVAPRHAAFGTVGSIALQGVRQGESRLGEVALVIGLGLIGQLVVQLLNASGVRVVGVDPDPARCELAERLGAAACGDPGSASVESAVAELTGGMGVDQVYLAAGGSSNQPVELAARLCRDRGRVVDIGKCRLDLPWNAYYEKELDVRFSRSYGPGRYDPEYELQGRDYPIGYVRWTERRNLACFLDLIARGRVDVEPLVSHVSGFEDAVETYRRLEDGELKAVAVLFRYAAPAGGTPVEEAPEVTVPEVRRRPERSGPVRRTGTVRLAFVGAGTYASSMLLPHLARRGGVELATVVTTTALSAANAQRKFGFSEATTDLDAVLGDPAVDAVCVVTRHSSHAELTRRALLAGKAVFVEKPLALSEEELASVLSAVEESGNDRIQVGFNRRFAPLLREARERFGGRSGPASLRYLVNAGRLDHGSWYLRQDTEGSRFAGEGGHFVDTASWLLGADPVSVYAVAPDGNEDLQIVLRYPDGSTATISYVTSGPSSFPKETLDLIADNKVLRLDDFVRAAVHDGRRRQWVGSRLPKARDKGQSAELAAFVKAVRTGGPMPVPLESLVATTTATLAVTTALASGVPVTLAGAR